The Gemmatimonadaceae bacterium DNA segment GCTCGAGAAGAAGGCCGCGGTGCGAGCCTTGGCGATGGCGATGTCGATCGAGCCGACCCACGCATCGGCCATCGAGAACAGCCGAAGCAGTTTGCCGTCGCGAGCGACGATGGCGATTTGCATCTTCGTCGGTTGCGCCGTCGGCGAGACGCGGAAGGCGCTGTTCGTCGCGTTCGCCGCCGACACGGCGACCGCGATGATCCCGTCCAGATCGGCGTTGCTGAGCTCCGGAGCCGCCGCCTCCGACCGTCTAATTCCCAGAGTGAGACTGAGAGCGAGC contains these protein-coding regions:
- a CDS encoding heme-binding protein, which translates into the protein LALSLTLGIRRSEAAAPELSNADLDGIIAVAVSAANATNSAFRVSPTAQPTKMQIAIVARDGKLLRLFSMADAWVGSIDIAIAKARTAAFFSSDQNALTSRIVGDASQPGGPLWGIGNSNQIGISGSQEFRNGIITFPGGIPLYKNGVLVGGIGVSGDGVDQDEQVALAGAAGFPPGQGVSKLGF